In Magnetovibrio sp., the following proteins share a genomic window:
- a CDS encoding ParA family protein: MPEPEKGPRIIAVANQKGGVGKTTTAINLATALAAVKQRVLIIDLDPQGNASTGLGVDRKNRRLDTYRMLIGGVRLSDAVQHSSVPGLDIVPAGMDLSGAELELVGMDDREHQLQKAIGDGAQDYDYVLIDCPPALGLLTLNAMVASQAILVPLQCEFFALEGLSHLLKTVERVKNVFNPDLEIQGIVLTMFDKRNKLSDQVAADVREYFGDKVYKTVIPRNVRVSEAPSHGRPVLMYDMKCAGSQAYLHLAGEVLRREGHVRV; the protein is encoded by the coding sequence ATGCCCGAGCCGGAAAAAGGCCCACGCATCATCGCTGTCGCCAATCAGAAGGGCGGAGTGGGGAAAACCACCACGGCCATCAATTTGGCCACCGCATTGGCGGCGGTAAAGCAACGCGTGCTGATCATCGATCTCGACCCGCAAGGCAACGCCTCGACCGGTTTGGGCGTTGACCGCAAAAACCGTCGCCTGGATACGTATCGCATGTTGATCGGCGGGGTGCGTCTGAGCGATGCGGTCCAGCATTCCAGTGTGCCGGGGCTCGATATCGTGCCGGCGGGCATGGATTTGTCCGGTGCGGAGCTGGAATTGGTTGGCATGGATGACCGCGAGCACCAGCTGCAAAAGGCCATTGGCGATGGCGCGCAAGACTATGATTATGTCTTGATCGACTGCCCGCCCGCTTTGGGTCTACTGACCTTGAATGCGATGGTCGCATCACAGGCGATTTTGGTCCCGCTGCAATGCGAGTTTTTCGCGCTTGAAGGTTTGAGCCATTTGCTCAAAACCGTCGAACGGGTGAAAAACGTGTTCAATCCGGACCTGGAAATCCAGGGTATCGTACTGACCATGTTTGACAAGCGAAACAAACTATCCGATCAGGTTGCAGCGGACGTGCGCGAGTATTTCGGCGACAAGGTCTATAAAACGGTCATCCCCCGCAACGTACGCGTTTCCGAAGCGCCGTCGCACGGTCGTCCGGTGCTGATGTACGACATGAAATGCGCGGGATCTCAGGCTTACCTGCACTTGGCGGGCGAGGTTCTGCGCCGCGAAGGTCACGTCCGCGTTTAA
- the rsmG gene encoding 16S rRNA (guanine(527)-N(7))-methyltransferase RsmG, translating to MNEVGNPAVRSAAEFQAAIGASDDALARLKIYAELLVKWQAKINLVGPDTLPDLWQRHMLDSAQIAVLVPQGKKVVDFGSGAGFPGLVLACLDPTLDVHLVESDQRKCAFLREVNRAAGCGATVHNDRIENLAPLNADVVTSRALASLDKLLAFAEMHSLSTGIYLFLKGKRWSEELTEAEKTWKMRVIHHPSRTDPAGMILEMKECIRRHEHLE from the coding sequence ATGAATGAGGTCGGCAACCCCGCGGTCAGAAGCGCAGCGGAGTTTCAGGCTGCAATAGGAGCATCGGACGATGCGCTGGCGCGGCTGAAAATTTACGCCGAGTTGTTGGTGAAGTGGCAGGCCAAAATCAATCTGGTTGGGCCTGACACGCTGCCCGATTTGTGGCAACGACACATGTTGGACAGCGCACAAATCGCTGTTTTGGTACCGCAGGGTAAAAAAGTTGTGGATTTCGGTAGTGGGGCGGGATTTCCCGGTTTGGTGCTAGCGTGTTTGGATCCGACCCTGGATGTTCATTTGGTCGAAAGTGACCAGCGCAAATGTGCGTTTCTGCGCGAGGTCAACCGGGCTGCGGGCTGCGGGGCTACGGTGCACAACGATCGCATTGAAAATCTCGCTCCCCTGAATGCCGACGTGGTGACGTCGCGCGCTTTGGCTTCGTTGGATAAACTTTTGGCGTTCGCCGAGATGCACAGTTTATCCACAGGGATATACCTGTTTCTCAAGGGTAAACGCTGGTCCGAGGAATTGACCGAGGCTGAAAAAACCTGGAAGATGCGCGTCATTCATCACCCCAGTCGGACCGATCCGGCGGGCATGATCCTTGAGATGAAAGAGTGCATCCGACGTCATGAGCATCTGGAATAA